A genomic stretch from Motacilla alba alba isolate MOTALB_02 chromosome 29, Motacilla_alba_V1.0_pri, whole genome shotgun sequence includes:
- the CCNT1 gene encoding cyclin-T1, with product MEASAGGGGAGPGRRWYFSREQLERSPSRRAGLDPDKELSYRQQAANLLQDMGQRLNVSQLTINTAIVYMHRFYMVQSFTQFHRNSVVPAALFLAAKVEEQPRKLEHVIKVAHACLHPQEPLLDTKSEAYLQQAQDLVILESIILQTLGFEITIDHPHTHVVKCTQLVRASKDLAQTSYFMATNSLHLTTFSLQYTPPVVACVCIHLACKWSNWEIPVSTDGKHWWEYVDGTVTLELLDELTHEFLQILEKTPSRLKRIRNWRASQAARKSKTDDHGDDESLSEQTILNMISRNNSSDMNIAGLMSMSTSSTAAGAGPALPAATESPGEPSAADPSQADHWHPPAKLDIHRTSEGTSASEHPPQDAAAYPKQSTKNAPSAKVSLKEYRAKHAEELAAQKRQLENMEANVRSQYAYAAQNLLVQQQREREGQQDSNPSPIVLKIPGAGQENPERPPGADKGDKALKMRIPAVGGGGERPIPSKQEDIKMRIKVPGPGDRHGSADESGSGKSREYKEKHKGHSSNHHHHHHNHHSHKHLHAQLGAGPSTAAKRPGDSKHGAQAGAAATPHKGYGPLAPTRKRPVPEEPPAMPHEHQPKVGKVSKGPGVPFPYAHLPGAAHLPGHGSDLSQPSKARGAHKSDKGPSGANGHNVSQASDYQDTVNMLHSLLSAQGMQPTQPPAFEFHSYELLNPRASSSSRAATNTDKPRPPPLPSEPPPPLPPLPK from the exons ATGGAGGCctcggcgggcggcggcggcgccgggcccgGGCGGCGCTGGTACTTCAGCCGCGAGCAGCTGGAGCGGAGCCCATCCCGCCGCGCCGGCCTCGACCCCGACAAGGAGCTCTCGTACCGGCAGCAGGCGGCCAACCTGCTGCAGGACATGGGGCAGCGCCTCAACGT ctcccagctcaccATCAACACGGCCATCGTGTACATGCATCGCTTCTACATGGTGCAGTCCTTCACCCAGTTCCACAGGAAT TCGgtggtgccagcagctctgttccTGGCAGCCAAGGTGGAGGAGCAGCCTCGGAAGCTGGAGCACGTCATCAAGGTGGCACACGCCTGTCTGCACCCCCAGGAGCCTCTGCTGGACACCAAGAGTGAG GCTTACCTGCAACAAGCCCAAGACCTGGTCATTCTAGAGAGCATAATCCTACAGACCCTGG GGTTTGAGATCACCATTGACCATCCTCACACCCACGTGGTGAAGTGCACCCAGCTTGTCCGAG ccAGCAAGGACTTGGCACAAACCTCCTATTTCATGGCTACAAACAg CCTGCACCTGACCACCTTCAGCCTGCAGTACACCCCGCCCGTTGTGGCCTGCGTCTGTATCCACCTGGCCTGTAAGTGGTCCAACTGGGAGATCCCAGTCTCCACGGACGGCAAGCACTGGTGGGAATACGTTGATGGCACTGTAACTCTGGAGCTCTTAGATG AACTGACTCACGAATTCCTGCAAATCCTTGAGAAAACTCCCAGCCGACTGAAACGGATCCGGAACTGGCGG GCCTCTCAAGCAGCCAGGAAATCCAAAACCGACGACCACGGCGATGACGAGAGCCTGTCGGAGCAGACAATCCTCAACATGATCTCCAGGAACAACAGCTCGGACATGAACATCGCTGGCCTCATGAGCATGTCTACATCCTCCACCGCCgcaggagcggggccggcgctCCCGGCCGCCACCGAGTCCCCCGGGGAGCCGAGCGCCGCGGATCCGTCCCAGGCGGATCACTGGCACCCCCCGGCCAAGCTGGACATCCACAGGACTAGCGAGGGCACGTCAGCCTCCGAGCACCCGCcgcaggatgctgctgcctaCCCCAAGCAGAGCACCAAGAACGCGCCCTCGGCCAAGGTGTCCCTCAAGGAATACCGGGCCAAGCACGCCGAGGAGCTGGCGGCGCAGAAGCGGCAGCTGGAAAACATGGAAGCCAACGTGCGCTCCCAGTACGCCTACGCCGCGCAGAACctcctggtgcagcagcagcgggagagggaagggcagcaggacagcaaCCCCTCCCCGATCGTCCTGAAAATCCCCGGCGCGGGGCAGGAGAACCCCGAGCGCCCACCCGGCGCCGACAAGGGGGACAAAGCTCTCAAGATGAGGATCCCGGCGGTTGGGGGAGGCGGGGAGAGGCCGATCCCCTCCAAGCAGGAGGACATCAAGATGCGGATTAAGGTGCCGGGTCCCGGAGACAGGCACGGCTCCGCGGACGAGAGCGGCAGCGGGAAGAGCCGGGAGTacaaagagaagcacaaggGCCACTCGTccaaccaccaccaccaccaccacaaccACCACTCGCACAAACACTTGCACGCCCAGCTCGGCGCCGGCCCCAGCACCGCGGCCAAGCGCCCGGGGGACTCCAAACACGGCGCCCAAGCCGGCGCCGCCGCCACCCCCCACAAGGGCTACGGGCCTCTCGCCCCCACCCGCAAAAGACCCGTGCCCGAGGAGCCCCCGGCCATGCCCCACGAGCACCAGCCCAAGGTGGGCAAAGTCTCCAAAGGGCCCGGAGTGCCGTTCCCGTACGCCCACCTTCCCGGGGCTGCCCATCTGCCCGGGCACGGCTCGGATTTatcccagcccagcaaagcCCGGGGCGCCCACAAATCGGACAAGGGGCCTTCGGGGGCCAACGGGCACAACGTCAGCCAGGCCAGTGACTATCAGGACACGGTGAACATGCTGCACTCGCTGCTGAGCGCTCAGGGCATGCAGCCCACCCAGCCCCCCGCCTTCGAATTCCACTCGTACGAGCTCCTGAACCCCCgggcttccagcagctccagagctgccaccaACACGGACAAGCCCCGACCGCCCCCCCTGCCCTCGGAACCGCCCCCTCCGctgcctcccctccccaaaTAA